A DNA window from Hevea brasiliensis isolate MT/VB/25A 57/8 chromosome 2, ASM3005281v1, whole genome shotgun sequence contains the following coding sequences:
- the LOC110665509 gene encoding RNA demethylase ALKBH10B isoform X1, whose protein sequence is MPMAAGIASPTDRAPPVGPTMVPVQTPPMMVADAFAKDAILAWFRGEFAAANAVIDALCSHLAQLSGGPGSEYEEVFAAIHRRRLNWIPVLQMQKYHSIADVAAELKRVAERKLNEKNGESENKSEVVLKELCLVEEKKVGEKATENIEYGVDEGGDGGEIVEEEDSPDSDITDTGSQEVQPTSQSIDICSNHEDCNLRRDQIKLTKGFSAKEQVKGHMVNVVKGLKLYEDVFTDSELSKLTDFVNELRVAGQNGELAGETFILFNKQMKGNKRELIQLGVPIFGHITEEATSNNQTSNIEPIPALLLGVINHLVQWQLIPEYKKPNGCIIHFFDEDEYSQPFQKPPHLEQPVSTLLLSESTMAFGRALVSDNDGNYRGPLMLSLKEGSLLVMRGNSSDMARHVMCPSPNKRVSITFFKVRPDASQGQSPPTNPVAGAMTLWQPNMPGPYAMPNGALGGYEAVDTMTKWGVLRTPVVMLAPVPPMVLSPKRISGGGTGVFLPWTVGSRKHAKHLPPRAQKGRLLKLSSIETDSTESASETGVSVEGK, encoded by the exons ATGCCGATGGCGGCCGGGATAGCATCGCCTACGGATCGAGCTCCACCAGTGGGGCCCACAATGGTGCCCGTACAAACGCCGCCGATGATGGTGGCTGACGCGTTCGCCAAGGACGCGATTCTCGCCTGGTTTCGAGGGGAATTCGCGGCAGCAAACGCCGTAATCGATGCGCTCTGCAGTCACCTGGCGCAGCTCAGCGGAGGACCAGGATCCGAGTACGAGGAGGTATTCGCCGCTATTCATCGGAGGAGGCTGAACTGGATCCCCGTGCTCCAGATGCAGAAATATCACTCGATTGCTGACGTTGCAGCGGAACTAAAGCGAGTGGCAGAGAGGAAATTGAATGAAAAGAATGGTGAAAGTGAAAATAAGAGTGAGGTGGTGTTGAAGGAGTTGTGTTTGGTCGAGGAAAAGAAAGTTGGAGAAAAAGCGACGGAAAACATAGAATACGGTGTAGATGAAGGTGGAGATGGCGGCGAGATTGTGGAAGAGGAGGATTCGCCAGATAGCGATATTACTGATACAG GATCTCAAGAAGTGCAGCCCACTAGTCAGAGCATTGACATTTGTTCCAACCATGAAGACTGCAATCTGCGTCGTGATCAAATCAAGTTGACAAAAGGTTTCTCAGCCAAGGAACAAGTGAAAGGGCACATG GTGAATGTTGTTAAAGGTTTAAAGTTATATGAGGACGTTTTCACTGATTCTGAGCTATCTAAGTTGACTGACTTCGTTAATGAACTCCGAGTTGCTGGTCAGAATGGAGAACTTGCAG GGGAGACTTTTATTTTATTCAACAAGCAGATGAAGGGAAACAAGAGAGAGCTGATTCAGCTCGGTGTTCCAATCTTTGGACATATAACGGAGGAAGCTACAAGCAACAACCAAACAA GTAATATAGAACCAATTCCAGCACTTCTCCTAGGTGTCATCAATCATCTGGTTCAGTGGCAACTAATACCAGAATATAAAAAACCAAATGGTTGTATCATTCATTTCTTTGATGAG GATGAATATTCACAGCCTTTTCAGAAGCCACCCCATTTGGAGCAACCAGTCTCTACTCTTCTCCTGTCTGAATCAACAATGGCTTTTGGACGTGCTCTTGTGAGTGACAATGATGGGAATTATAGAGGTCCACTTATGCTTTCATTGAAAGAAGG GTCCCTTTTAGTAATGAGGGGAAACAGTTCTGACATGGCAAGACATGTAATGTGCCCATCTCCAAACAAAAGGGTCAGCATCACATTCTTCAAAGTGCGCCCTGATGCCAGTCAAGGCCAGTCCCCACCAACTAACCCAGTGGCTGGTGCCATGACCCTGTGGCAACCCAACATGCCAGGGCCATATGCAATGCCTAATGGAGCTCTTGGAGGGTACGAGGCAGTGGATACGATGACCAAATGGGGAGTCCTTCGTACCCCGGTGGTCATGCTAGCTCCAGTGCCCCCTATGGTGTTAAGTCCAAAAAGGATCTCTGGTGGGGGTACTGGGGTTTTCTTGCCCTGGACTGTAGGATCAAGAAAGCATGCAAAGCATCTACCACCTCGGGCCCAAAAAGGGCGGCTTCTCAAATTATCTTCTATTGAAACAGATTCAACGGAATCTGCATCTGAAACAGGTGTCAGTGTCGAAGGAAAATAG
- the LOC110665509 gene encoding RNA demethylase ALKBH10B isoform X2 — protein MPMAAGIASPTDRAPPVGPTMVPVQTPPMMVADAFAKDAILAWFRGEFAAANAVIDALCSHLAQLSGGPGSEYEEVFAAIHRRRLNWIPVLQMQKYHSIADVAAELKRVAERKLNEKNGESENKSEVVLKELCLVEEKKVGEKATENIEYGVDEGGDGGEIVEEEDSPDSDITDTGETFILFNKQMKGNKRELIQLGVPIFGHITEEATSNNQTSNIEPIPALLLGVINHLVQWQLIPEYKKPNGCIIHFFDEDEYSQPFQKPPHLEQPVSTLLLSESTMAFGRALVSDNDGNYRGPLMLSLKEGSLLVMRGNSSDMARHVMCPSPNKRVSITFFKVRPDASQGQSPPTNPVAGAMTLWQPNMPGPYAMPNGALGGYEAVDTMTKWGVLRTPVVMLAPVPPMVLSPKRISGGGTGVFLPWTVGSRKHAKHLPPRAQKGRLLKLSSIETDSTESASETGVSVEGK, from the exons ATGCCGATGGCGGCCGGGATAGCATCGCCTACGGATCGAGCTCCACCAGTGGGGCCCACAATGGTGCCCGTACAAACGCCGCCGATGATGGTGGCTGACGCGTTCGCCAAGGACGCGATTCTCGCCTGGTTTCGAGGGGAATTCGCGGCAGCAAACGCCGTAATCGATGCGCTCTGCAGTCACCTGGCGCAGCTCAGCGGAGGACCAGGATCCGAGTACGAGGAGGTATTCGCCGCTATTCATCGGAGGAGGCTGAACTGGATCCCCGTGCTCCAGATGCAGAAATATCACTCGATTGCTGACGTTGCAGCGGAACTAAAGCGAGTGGCAGAGAGGAAATTGAATGAAAAGAATGGTGAAAGTGAAAATAAGAGTGAGGTGGTGTTGAAGGAGTTGTGTTTGGTCGAGGAAAAGAAAGTTGGAGAAAAAGCGACGGAAAACATAGAATACGGTGTAGATGAAGGTGGAGATGGCGGCGAGATTGTGGAAGAGGAGGATTCGCCAGATAGCGATATTACTGATACAG GGGAGACTTTTATTTTATTCAACAAGCAGATGAAGGGAAACAAGAGAGAGCTGATTCAGCTCGGTGTTCCAATCTTTGGACATATAACGGAGGAAGCTACAAGCAACAACCAAACAA GTAATATAGAACCAATTCCAGCACTTCTCCTAGGTGTCATCAATCATCTGGTTCAGTGGCAACTAATACCAGAATATAAAAAACCAAATGGTTGTATCATTCATTTCTTTGATGAG GATGAATATTCACAGCCTTTTCAGAAGCCACCCCATTTGGAGCAACCAGTCTCTACTCTTCTCCTGTCTGAATCAACAATGGCTTTTGGACGTGCTCTTGTGAGTGACAATGATGGGAATTATAGAGGTCCACTTATGCTTTCATTGAAAGAAGG GTCCCTTTTAGTAATGAGGGGAAACAGTTCTGACATGGCAAGACATGTAATGTGCCCATCTCCAAACAAAAGGGTCAGCATCACATTCTTCAAAGTGCGCCCTGATGCCAGTCAAGGCCAGTCCCCACCAACTAACCCAGTGGCTGGTGCCATGACCCTGTGGCAACCCAACATGCCAGGGCCATATGCAATGCCTAATGGAGCTCTTGGAGGGTACGAGGCAGTGGATACGATGACCAAATGGGGAGTCCTTCGTACCCCGGTGGTCATGCTAGCTCCAGTGCCCCCTATGGTGTTAAGTCCAAAAAGGATCTCTGGTGGGGGTACTGGGGTTTTCTTGCCCTGGACTGTAGGATCAAGAAAGCATGCAAAGCATCTACCACCTCGGGCCCAAAAAGGGCGGCTTCTCAAATTATCTTCTATTGAAACAGATTCAACGGAATCTGCATCTGAAACAGGTGTCAGTGTCGAAGGAAAATAG
- the LOC110665510 gene encoding protein DOS2, translated as MNFFKSVFGDEPDSPNSDSNPSSNQPPSDSDPNSPPKQQNPNPDLNDAGSSSGGAGWSFGGLIRTLTTKSESVIEIYRRDLKEFGSGLKKEIEVAHGSLETVGHAIDELGSSVLKNTAEIISQGKEAILAADHESDSSDNNNDRSITSQQSLNSKPYSRFDAQVRAIQGDASTYCDEPEDLDDYKKWKLGFVLEKKREEVESLLEQNGAVESIYKRVVPNSVDDETFWCRYFFKLYKLKQAEDVRANLVKRAISTEEDDLSWDVDDDEEEEKEDQRNVTLKENDDLGNKDSLKNTKDEEKYMHLKESEQIVKSDEINNSGSGETEQGVKVKDEEISVVESAGEKVSSGGENVASEKVDLLKSEEETVSKSDQKGGSEGKGDNGESSKDSDVSVISSHPSMPEEEDLGWDEIEDLSSIDEKRVSHSSSPSKIDLRKRLSAAEEEEDLSWDIEDDDEPVKA; from the coding sequence atgAATTTCTTCAAGTCGGTATTCGGAGACGAACCAGATTCTCCTAATTCTGATTCCAATCCCTCCTCTAATCAGCCGCCATCGGACTCAGATCCCAATTCCCCTCCTAAGCAGCAAAATCCTAACCCTGACCTTAACGATGCTGGCAGCAGCAGTGGAGGTGCTGGGTGGAGCTTTGGCGGTCTCATCAGAACCCTAACAACCAAATCTGAATCCGTCATCGAAATCTACCGTCGCGATCTTAAGGAATTTGGGTCGGGTCTGAAGAAGGAAATCGAGGTTGCTCATGGATCTCTAGAGACCGTGGGTCACGCCATTGACGAGCTTGGAAGTTCCGTGTTGAAAAATACGGCGGAGATCATTTCCCAGGGCAAAGAGGCTATCCTCGCCGCCGATCATGAATCAGATTCATCTGATAATAATAACGACAGGAGTATTACTAGTCAGCAGAGCTTGAATTCGAAACCATATAGTCGTTTTGATGCTCAGGTACGGGCGATTCAAGGCGATGCGAGCACCTACTGTGATGAGCCAGAGGATTTGGATGATTATAAGAAATGGAAATTAGGTTTTGTattggagaagaagagagaggaggtTGAAAGCTTGCTTGAGCAGAATGGTGCTGTGGAGAGTATATACAAAAGGGTTGTGCCAAATAGTGTTGATGATGAGACATTTTGGTGTAGATACTTTTTTAAGCTTTATAAGCTCAAGCAAGCTGAAGATGTGAGGGCTAATCTTGTGAAGAGAGCAATCTCGACAGAAGAGGATGACTTGAGTTGGGatgttgatgatgatgaagaggagGAAAAGGAAGATCAAAGGAATGTCACTTTGAAGGAAAATGATGATTTGGGAAACAAAGATTCTTTAAAAAATACAAAAGACGAGGAGAAGTATATGCATCTTAAAGAGTCTGAGCAAATTGTGAAGAGTGATGAAATTAATAATTCGGGCAGCGGAGAGACTGAACAAGGTGTGAAGGTGAAGGATGAGGAAATCTCTGTTGTGGAATCAGCGGGAGAGAAGGTATCGAGTGGTGGTGAGAATGTAGCCAGTGAGAAAGTTGATTTGTTGAAGAGTGAAGAAGAGACTGTATCAAAATCTGATCAAAAAGGAGGATCAGAAGGGAAGGGTGACAATGGAGAATCTTCTAAAGATAGTGATGTTTCTGTTATATCCAGCCACCCATCAATGCCAGAGGAGGAAGATCTTGGGTGGGATGAGATTGAGGATCTAAGCAGCATTGATGAGAAGAGAGTGAGTCACAGTTCAAGTCCAAGCAAGATTGATCTGCGGAAGCGGTTGAGTGCTGCAGAAGAAGAGGAGGATTTAAGTTGGGATATTGAAGATGATGATGAACCAGTAAAAGCTTGA
- the LOC110665583 gene encoding probable galacturonosyltransferase-like 4: MASCTTLPVFLGLLSLLIFLSPIPNTVAATASSYSGGIRLGIIRKPSSHVPTFRQAPAFCNGDSCGNERIHVTMTLDANYLRGTMAAVLSIIQQSACPENVEFHFFWGRFEPHVLSNIKSTFPYLEFRTYRFDCNRVRGKISKSIRQALDQPLNYVRIYLADILPSDVKRIIYLDSDLVVVGDIARLWEIDLKGKVLGAPEYCHANFTKYFTELFWSNPVWAKTFQGKRPCYFNTGVMVLDVEMWRQGDYTQKVEDWMEVQKHKRIYHLGSLPPFLLVLAGNIKRVDHRWNRHGLGGDNIEGKCRNLHPGPISLLHWSGKGKPWLRIDLRKPCSADYLWAPYDLHHSSTDSLEEQ, from the coding sequence ATGGCCTCCTGTACCACTCTACCTGTCTTCCTTGGCCTCCTGTCTCTTCTTATATTCCTCTCCCCCATCCCCAACACTGTAGCTGCCACCGCTTCCTCCTACTCTGGCGGAATCCGCCTCGGCATTATCCGAAAACCTTCCTCCCATGTCCCAACTTTCCGGCAAGCCCCTGCATTTTGCAATGGAGATTCCTGTGGAAACGAGAGAATTCACGTTACCATGACGCTTGACGCCAATTACCTCAGAGGCACTATGGCTGCAGTTTTATCCATTATCCAGCAATCAGCTTGCCCTGAAAACGTTGAGTTCCACTTCTTCTGGGGACGTTTCGAGCCCCATGTCCTTTCCAACATCAAGTCCACCTTCCCTTACCTTGAGTTCAGAACCTACCGCTTTGACTGCAACCGTGTTCGTGGCAAGATATCTAAATCAATCCGTCAAGCCCTGGATCAGCCTTTAAACTATGTAAGAATTTACCTTGCTGACATACTTCCATCAGACGTTAAACGCATTATTTATCTAGACTCCGATCTCGTTGTTGTTGGTGATATTGCAAGATTATGGGAGATTGATTTAAAGGGAAAGGTTTTGGGTGCACCAGAATATTGTCATGCAAATTTTACCAAGTACTTCACTGAATTGTTCTGGTCCAATCCTGTTTGGGCTAAGACATTTCAAGGAAAAAGGCCATGTTATTTTAACACAGGAGTTATGGTGTTGGATGTAGAAATGTGGAGGCAAGGAGATTATACACAAAAAGTTGAGGACTGGATGGAAGTGCAAAAGCATAAGAGGATATATCACTTGGGGTCATTGCCGCCATTTCTGTTGGTTTTGGCTGGGAATATAAAAAGGGTGGATCATAGATGGAACCGACATGGGTTAGGGGGTGATAATATTGAAGGGAAGTGCAGGAATTTGCATCCTGGACCTATTAGTTTGCTTCATTGGAGTGGGAAAGGGAAGCCATGGTtaagaattgatttgagaaagccATGTTCTGCGGATTATCTTTGGGCTCCATATGATCTCCATCACTCATCAACAGATTCTTTGGAAGAACAATGA
- the LOC110665511 gene encoding auxin-binding protein T85: MAWQWRLFGFLSLSLLVFSATTNASQCSIKWLPVVRNVSELPQDDYGRRGLSHVTVAGSVLHGMKEVEVWLQTFSPGSRTPIHRHSCEEVFIVLKGSGTLYLASSSHEKSPGKPQEYAIFSNSTFHIPVNDAHQVWNTNEHEDLQVLVIISRPPVKVFIYDDWFMPHIAARLKFPYYWDEQCLQVQASPKDEL; encoded by the exons ATGGCATGGCAATGGCGTTTATTTGGTTTTCTCTCTCTCAGTTTGCTCGTATTTTCTGCAACAACCAATGCTTCGCAGTGCTCAATCAAGT GGTTGCCAGTTGTGAGGAATGTTAGTGAGCTTCCTCAGGATGATTATGGAAGGCGAGGTTTGTCCCATGTTACTGTTGCTGGTTCTGTCTTGCATGGGATGAAAGAG GTGGAGGTATGGCTTCAAACTTTTTCTCCAGGCTCACGCACTCCAATCCACAGACACTCATGTGAAGAAGTTTTTATTGTCCTAAAGGGAAGTGGCACTCTCTATCTTGCCTCAAGTTCACATGAGAAGTCTCCTGGAAAGCCACAAGAATATGCCATCTTTTCCAATAGCACATTCCATATCCCTGTCAATGATGCTCACCAG GTCTGGAATACAAATGAACACGAGGATTTGCAAGTGCTTGTCATAATATCTCGTCCACCAGTCAAAGT GTTCATATATGATGACTGGTTCATGCCCCACattgcagcaagattgaagtttCCCTACTATTGGGATGAACAGTGCCTACAAGTTCAAGCATCTCCAAAAGATGAACTTTAA
- the LOC110665513 gene encoding protein RESISTANCE TO PHYTOPHTHORA 1, chloroplastic-like, with the protein MNSAQRNLRDEASFAPVEHHLKKTIIERSKSLGVIGSIIAHRGRKRQRLIIKLSHTFIISETAIIPCSSLAVDKLILLLSLLDNMNLLISSSLCNYHISKVPLTPTRLGCRYSFCNTRLLPTKNFKISANANEVDAQTTVEESEQDLKLEEEAKETNKVSAPVIDKDLKKAVQKTAATFAPRASIATKNPAVPGTALYSVFEVQGYASMLLGGALSFNLIFPSNEPDIWRLMGMWSIWMFTIPSLRARDCSKNEKEALNYLFLLIPLLNVIIPFFWKSFAVVWSADTIAFFGMYAWKFGWLQRKE; encoded by the exons ATGAACTCAGCGCAACGAAACCTTCGAGATGAGGCTAGCTTCGCTCCAGTCGAACATCATTTGAAAAAGACGATTATCGAACGGTCTAAATCACTTG GTGTAATCGGATCAATAATAGCTCACAG AGGGCGCAAACGGCAGCGTTTAATCATTAAACTTAGCCACACATTCATTATCTCAGAAACAGCCATCATCCCTTGCTCATCTCTGGCAGTCGACAAActcattcttcttctttctcttctggaCAACATGAACTTACTGATCTCATCCTCTCTCTGCAACTACCACATTTCAAAGGTACCATTGACGCCCACAAGGCTCGGATGTAGATATAGTTTTTGCAATACCCGGTTGTTACCCACCAAGAACTTCAAAATAAGTGCCAATGCAAATGAAGTGGATGCGCAGACCACAGTGGAGGAATCCGAGCAAGACCTGAAACTAGAAGAAGAAGCAAAAGAAACAAACAAAGTTTCTGCCCCTGTAATCGACAAAGACCTCAAAAAG GCGGTTCAAAAGACTGCGGCAACCTTTGCACCAAGAGCTTCCATAGCCACCAAAAATCCTGCAGTACCAGGGACTGCCTTGTATTCAGTTTTTGAGGTTCAAGGGTATGCCTCAATGCTGTTAGGTGGAGCACTTTCTTTCAATCTCATTTTTCCATCAAACGAGCCAGACATATGGAGATTAATGGGGATGTGGTCCATTTGGATGTTCA CAATTCCTTCTTTACGTGCTAGAGACTGCTCCAAGAATGAGAAAGAAGCTCTTAACTATCTATTTCTCCTCATCCCTTTGCTTAACGTCATAATCCCTTTCTTTTGGAAGTCCTTTGCCGTTGTATGGTCTGCAGATACAATAGCCTTCTTTGGAATGTATGCATGGAAG TTTGGATGGCTACAGAGAAAAGAGTAA